The Gemmatimonadota bacterium genome contains a region encoding:
- a CDS encoding DegT/DnrJ/EryC1/StrS family aminotransferase: MGKLALTGGPKAVRLDRRKFAVPPVSEEAIAAVVELMRKGETSISPSVAEFEREFADYVGCEYGLALTSGTAALQTALFAVGVEPGDEVIVPSFTFLTTATTVPAMGGVTVFADVDRDTMTLDPTDIERKITERTRAIVVCHVWGNPADMESILKLARPRGIAVIEDCSHAHGATWQGEKVGSVGDVGCFSCQGSKLVAAGEGGVLTTNDRDLYERAIVLSRPEKRAEIREDSWIKRFAFTGLGFKYRPHPLGIAIAREQLHHLDEMNEIRDRNGAVLDAGLADVADVVPQRVLPGCRRVYNSHCMRYDPDRLGGVSVETFLQALSAEGVSIGRMRYGHLHGNPIFTEGFPYGTKGATLSAQGHDASDFSNGPLPVTEHLREYAFRAAPRLETECRELINQYLDAYHKVASAVDELLTYEKEHRSEA, from the coding sequence ATGGGAAAGCTGGCATTGACGGGTGGTCCTAAGGCGGTAAGGCTCGACAGAAGGAAATTCGCGGTTCCCCCTGTGAGTGAGGAGGCGATTGCAGCGGTGGTGGAACTGATGCGTAAGGGCGAGACTTCCATTTCACCATCGGTTGCCGAGTTCGAGCGCGAGTTCGCCGATTACGTCGGTTGTGAATACGGGCTGGCGCTTACCAGCGGTACGGCGGCGCTTCAAACGGCCCTGTTTGCGGTGGGGGTGGAGCCAGGCGATGAGGTTATTGTTCCTTCCTTCACATTTCTTACCACAGCGACGACTGTGCCAGCTATGGGAGGAGTCACTGTTTTTGCCGATGTAGATCGCGATACGATGACTTTGGACCCCACCGACATTGAGCGGAAGATTACAGAACGGACCCGTGCGATTGTCGTTTGCCACGTCTGGGGTAATCCTGCGGATATGGAATCGATTTTGAAACTGGCACGCCCGCGGGGGATCGCCGTGATTGAGGACTGTTCGCACGCCCACGGGGCGACCTGGCAGGGAGAGAAAGTCGGTTCTGTAGGCGATGTCGGTTGTTTCAGTTGCCAGGGTTCCAAGCTGGTTGCGGCGGGGGAGGGCGGTGTGCTCACGACAAACGACCGCGACCTGTACGAGCGGGCTATCGTGCTGAGCCGTCCGGAAAAGCGCGCCGAAATTCGAGAGGATTCCTGGATAAAACGCTTTGCCTTCACGGGGTTGGGTTTCAAATACCGTCCCCACCCACTGGGCATTGCAATCGCCCGCGAGCAACTTCATCACCTGGATGAGATGAACGAAATCCGAGACCGCAATGGTGCCGTCCTGGACGCCGGGCTGGCAGATGTGGCAGATGTGGTGCCTCAGCGAGTGCTTCCGGGTTGCCGGCGCGTTTACAATAGCCATTGTATGCGGTATGATCCGGATAGGCTCGGAGGTGTTTCGGTCGAGACTTTCCTGCAGGCGCTCTCAGCAGAAGGTGTGAGTATCGGCCGTATGAGATACGGACATTTGCACGGGAATCCGATTTTTACAGAGGGATTTCCCTATGGTACGAAGGGTGCGACATTGAGCGCACAGGGACATGATGCGTCGGATTTTTCAAATGGTCCGCTTCCGGTGACAGAACATCTCAGAGAGTATGCTTTTCGCGCGGCTCCCCGGCTCGAAACAGAATGTCGAGAACTGATCAACCAGTATCTGGATGCCTACCACAAGGTGGCATCGGCCGTTGATGAACTCCTGACGTACGAGAAAGAGCACAGATCAGAGGCTTAG
- a CDS encoding sulfatase-like hydrolase/transferase, with the protein MTRYTHKSPASIDRRDFIHLAGLGAMGALVLGLDVPVGAQKQPNFIFMVSDDQGWDGLSVQMHDAIAGSKSDFYQTFNLERLAQRGMRFSAAYAPSPVCSPTRCSLQTGKSPAQNHWTKASPILTARDGRKLIPPMHGRNLSNDEITIAEMLKQAGYTTAHYGKWHLGGGGPGRHGYDVHDGNTGNRDAARHVDPNPVDIFGMSRRANAFMEENTEAGKPFFIQLSYYALHYPRNALESTRQAYENRPRGRVHRNVNRAAITEDLDTGVGMIMDQVEKLGIGDHTYLIYMSDNGAVGGGLGVLRGSKGSLWEGGIRVPLIIQGPGIEPNTVCHERVVGVDLFPTLCELGGVSQPLPSGIEGGSITSLLSGGSGAVARPREELVFHFPHYQSEDDGPHSAIMLGDYKLIKFYETDDVRLYDLANDIGEQNDLSKDMGEEAMRLRERLEQYLESVDAQMPVPNPNYTTGKSSDFNGDGQIDFQDFLEFARAYGSEETRFDLDNSGRVDFADFLRFIQDFGSAGN; encoded by the coding sequence ATGACCAGGTACACGCATAAATCGCCTGCTTCTATTGATCGAAGGGATTTTATTCACCTGGCTGGTCTTGGCGCAATGGGCGCGCTTGTTCTGGGGCTGGATGTTCCTGTTGGCGCGCAAAAACAACCCAATTTTATTTTTATGGTTTCTGACGATCAGGGGTGGGATGGGCTTTCGGTGCAGATGCACGATGCGATTGCCGGTTCAAAGAGCGACTTTTATCAGACCTTCAATCTCGAGAGATTGGCACAGCGGGGCATGCGCTTTTCGGCTGCTTATGCACCTTCGCCCGTTTGTTCGCCAACGCGATGCAGCCTTCAAACGGGCAAGAGTCCGGCACAGAACCACTGGACAAAGGCGTCCCCTATTCTGACCGCCAGAGATGGTCGTAAACTCATCCCACCAATGCATGGCAGAAATCTTTCCAATGATGAGATAACGATTGCAGAAATGTTGAAACAGGCCGGTTATACCACAGCACATTATGGCAAATGGCATCTCGGTGGCGGTGGACCAGGACGTCACGGGTATGACGTACACGATGGGAATACGGGTAACAGGGATGCGGCTCGTCATGTCGATCCCAATCCGGTGGATATTTTTGGCATGTCGCGGCGTGCCAATGCGTTTATGGAAGAGAATACAGAAGCTGGCAAGCCGTTCTTTATTCAGTTGTCTTACTATGCCCTGCACTATCCCCGGAATGCGCTGGAGAGTACGCGGCAGGCATACGAAAATCGACCGAGGGGGCGCGTCCATCGAAATGTCAACCGTGCGGCGATTACTGAAGACCTGGATACGGGGGTGGGTATGATCATGGACCAAGTTGAGAAACTCGGCATTGGTGATCACACGTATCTGATTTACATGTCGGATAATGGGGCTGTTGGAGGCGGTTTGGGTGTGTTGCGCGGATCGAAGGGATCACTGTGGGAGGGTGGTATTCGCGTGCCGTTGATTATCCAGGGACCTGGTATAGAGCCAAATACAGTTTGTCACGAACGCGTGGTCGGTGTTGATCTGTTTCCCACGCTTTGCGAACTGGGCGGTGTAAGTCAGCCGTTGCCATCGGGTATTGAGGGGGGTAGCATTACATCGTTATTATCTGGCGGGTCGGGTGCGGTTGCGAGACCTCGTGAGGAATTGGTCTTTCATTTTCCGCATTATCAAAGTGAGGATGATGGACCGCATTCGGCAATCATGTTGGGGGATTACAAGCTGATCAAGTTTTACGAGACCGATGACGTGCGGTTGTATGATTTGGCCAATGATATTGGTGAGCAGAATGATTTGTCCAAAGATATGGGAGAAGAAGCGATGCGCCTGCGCGAACGGCTCGAACAGTATCTGGAGTCCGTTGACGCTCAGATGCCAGTGCCCAATCCCAATTATACGACAGGCAAGTCAAGCGATTTTAA
- a CDS encoding DUF3137 domain-containing protein, whose protein sequence is MGMLRSAFGPSKDEIWTQIATDIGGEFIKGGFWGTDVLTYKHGEWQILLDTYTTSTSTGQVSTTYTYTRMRAPFINKDGLYFEISREGFFSSIGKFFGRRDIEIGDSFFDGQFEIKGNNPEKIKLLLADARIRKLCAKQPNIHFKIKDDEGWFGADFPEGVDELHFECVGVIKKTELLKSLFALFALTLERLVQIDSAYEDDPQVTLK, encoded by the coding sequence ATGGGTATGCTCAGATCTGCTTTCGGTCCATCCAAGGACGAAATCTGGACGCAGATTGCTACAGATATAGGCGGTGAGTTTATTAAGGGTGGATTCTGGGGCACGGACGTGCTCACTTACAAACACGGTGAGTGGCAAATCCTGCTCGATACTTATACAACTTCAACCTCTACTGGACAAGTATCAACGACATACACTTATACTCGGATGCGCGCGCCATTTATAAACAAAGATGGTCTCTATTTCGAGATCTCGCGCGAAGGATTCTTCAGTTCAATTGGAAAATTCTTCGGTAGGCGGGACATAGAAATAGGCGATTCATTTTTTGACGGACAGTTTGAAATCAAAGGCAATAATCCAGAGAAAATAAAATTGTTACTCGCCGATGCGAGGATACGGAAACTATGTGCAAAACAGCCGAATATCCATTTCAAGATCAAAGACGATGAAGGCTGGTTTGGCGCTGATTTTCCCGAAGGCGTTGATGAATTGCATTTTGAATGCGTCGGTGTTATCAAAAAGACAGAGTTACTGAAGTCTTTGTTCGCCCTGTTCGCTCTGACTTTAGAGCGCCTGGTTCAAATAGATTCTGCGTATGAGGACGATCCCCAGGTCACGTTAAAATAG